The nucleotide sequence GAAGCGCCGTCCCCGCCAGCGTTCCGGCCAGGCGGACGATCCGACGGTACGCCGCTCCGTCCCGCCCCTCCAGCGCCCGAAGCCCCCGCCGCAGGAACTCCGCTCCCCCCGCGACCGCCGGCGCCTCATCCGACGCCACGATCATCGAAAGGAGCATCTCCTTCGCCCGCAGATGGTCCCCCAGAGCTTCCCCCACCCGCCGGACGAACGCGGCGCTCAGGCGTGACGCCTCCGCCAGCCCGTCCACGACCTGCTCGTACGCCGCGCCCGCCGCCTCCGTCCCCCGCGTCACCCGCCTCCAGAGAAAAGCCAGACTCGAAGATCCCTGATACCCCAGCTCGCGCCGCACCCGCGCCCGAAGCTCCTCCTCGGGAGCCTCCCGCCACGGCTCCGGGGGAGCCTCCAGCCCGTGCGCGACCGCCGCCAGGTCCAGAAGCTCCTCCCGCGACGCCCGCCCCAGCACCTCCCCCAGGCGATCGTCCCGATCCATGGGCAGGATCGTATCACGAAACGGTTCCGAAATCCGGCTTCGCGTCCTACAATCCTCCGCGTGCCCCTGAATGTTCCCTGCCCCCGGTGCGGGAAGCTCCCTCCGCCGCCCTGCGGATGCGTCCTTCCTCCGGGACCGCCCGACCCGCCCGCGCGCAAGCTCTATCCCGAGATCCTCAAGCTCCGGCGCGAAAAGCGCGGCGGCGGACGGGAGGTCGTCATCGTCGAGGGATTCAACCCCGGCACGGCGGTGGACCTGGACGAGATCGCGCGCCGGATCAAGCGCGCGTGCGGCACGGGCGGCACGGTGCGCGGACGGACGCTCGAGATCCAGGGCGACCACCGCGACGCGATCGCCGAAGTGCTCCTCGAGTTCGGCTTCCGCTCCAAACGCGCGGGCGGATGAGGCCTCCGCTCACGCCGGGGGTTGGCCGGATTCCGCCACGGGCACCCGGTCGTACGACAGCTTCCACGGCCGATACGACTTGGCC is from Planctomycetota bacterium and encodes:
- a CDS encoding translation initiation factor; this translates as MPLNVPCPRCGKLPPPPCGCVLPPGPPDPPARKLYPEILKLRREKRGGGREVVIVEGFNPGTAVDLDEIARRIKRACGTGGTVRGRTLEIQGDHRDAIAEVLLEFGFRSKRAGG